The following coding sequences lie in one Myxococcus xanthus genomic window:
- a CDS encoding metallothionein, with translation MTRIGMWVAGGLMASGLLLAPGAAEACEAHRRPAPEAKAEEATPKAVEPSTSGVERPLDVLDSLMSAKCQCGSKADCTCKKGSCDCSKCKKPKRQVMDALRGQPANLQLDEARYDASAGIFI, from the coding sequence ATGACGCGCATCGGAATGTGGGTGGCCGGAGGGCTGATGGCGAGCGGCCTGCTCCTGGCACCGGGCGCGGCGGAGGCCTGCGAGGCCCACCGGCGCCCGGCCCCGGAAGCGAAGGCCGAGGAGGCCACGCCGAAGGCTGTCGAGCCCTCCACCAGCGGCGTGGAGCGCCCGTTGGATGTGCTGGACTCGCTCATGTCCGCCAAGTGCCAGTGCGGCAGCAAGGCGGACTGCACGTGCAAGAAGGGCTCGTGTGACTGCAGCAAGTGCAAGAAGCCCAAGCGCCAGGTGATGGACGCGCTGCGCGGCCAGCCCGCGAACCTGCAACTCGACGAGGCGCGCTACGACGCGTCCGCGGGCATCTTCATCTAG
- a CDS encoding class I SAM-dependent methyltransferase, translating into MLFFGPLRCQACGASHPVAEGVADLVVDPAASGPLQRGMEQRWVARSYERYMRPVLQRALTRQPLDGDSEFVLYRSLLGKPEGTVLDVGCGTGLLARRLAHEPDAPPVAALDVSRAMLEEGVAQVREAGVAVDFLRAEAPYLPFQDGVLGAVLMSDALPFVADLPRMMMEVHRVLRPGGRWVASTYAPPGAPRALLHRGVGLHPRGEAELRREAAAAGFVRFERVSLPSLLVVKAEKGSAQTPR; encoded by the coding sequence GTGCTCTTCTTCGGCCCGCTGCGCTGCCAGGCGTGCGGCGCCAGCCACCCGGTGGCCGAGGGCGTCGCCGACCTGGTGGTGGACCCCGCCGCGTCCGGCCCGCTGCAGCGCGGCATGGAGCAGCGCTGGGTGGCGCGCTCCTATGAGCGCTACATGCGCCCCGTGCTCCAGCGCGCCCTCACCCGCCAGCCGCTGGATGGCGACAGCGAGTTCGTCCTCTACCGCAGCCTCCTGGGCAAACCCGAAGGCACCGTGTTGGACGTGGGCTGCGGCACGGGGCTGCTCGCGCGGCGGCTGGCGCATGAGCCCGACGCGCCGCCCGTGGCCGCGCTCGACGTGTCCCGCGCCATGCTGGAAGAAGGCGTGGCCCAGGTGCGCGAGGCCGGCGTCGCCGTGGACTTCCTGCGCGCCGAAGCCCCCTACCTCCCCTTCCAGGACGGTGTGCTGGGCGCGGTGTTGATGAGTGACGCGCTGCCCTTCGTCGCGGACCTGCCCAGGATGATGATGGAGGTCCACCGCGTGCTGCGGCCCGGAGGCCGCTGGGTGGCCAGCACCTACGCACCGCCGGGAGCGCCTCGGGCACTGCTCCACCGCGGCGTGGGCCTGCATCCACGAGGGGAGGCCGAATTGCGCCGGGAGGCCGCGGCGGCGGGCTTCGTGCGCTTCGAGCGCGTGTCCCTGCCGTCGCTGCTGGTGGTGAAGGCGGAGAAGGGCTCCGCCCAGACGCCTAGATGA